From Bacillus sp. FSL K6-3431, the proteins below share one genomic window:
- a CDS encoding class I SAM-dependent methyltransferase — MFTEYGELSTMLYQLTKPAGYSIDGDLEYYYEHLKSTKGKILEAGVGTGRMMIPFLQKGLDVEGVDVSEDMLKQCRANTEAEKVKGTLYQGDLTDLHLPEKYEAIIMPTGSFCLLPRNQVKDILRSFYQHLEVGGKIIIDLELPTGFIPDKVSTGQFSIDNETGILFTSTTQGIDWLQQKTSSIHRYDLLKNGKIQETEISNFVLYWYGIQEFQLLLEHEGYSSIEYKLGYERDTSSSLITFFASKE, encoded by the coding sequence ATGTTTACAGAATATGGTGAATTAAGCACCATGCTATACCAGTTGACCAAACCCGCCGGATACTCTATTGATGGTGATTTGGAATACTATTATGAACATTTGAAAAGTACTAAAGGTAAAATCTTAGAAGCAGGCGTCGGCACTGGTAGAATGATGATTCCTTTTCTGCAAAAGGGACTTGATGTAGAAGGTGTTGACGTATCTGAAGATATGTTAAAACAATGTAGAGCTAACACGGAGGCCGAAAAAGTGAAGGGAACTCTCTACCAAGGAGATCTTACTGACCTTCATCTACCTGAAAAATACGAAGCGATTATCATGCCTACCGGGAGTTTCTGTCTATTACCCCGGAATCAAGTTAAGGATATTCTGCGTTCTTTTTACCAACATCTTGAAGTAGGCGGTAAAATTATAATTGATTTGGAATTGCCAACTGGATTCATACCAGACAAAGTTTCGACAGGTCAATTTTCAATCGACAATGAAACTGGCATTCTATTTACGTCAACAACTCAAGGAATAGATTGGCTTCAACAGAAAACTAGCTCTATTCACCGATACGATTTGCTCAAAAATGGCAAGATTCAAGAAACAGAAATATCAAATTTTGTTCTCTATTGGTATGGAATCCAGGAGTTTCAGCTTTTACTGGAACATGAAGGATATTCTTCGATAGAGTATAAACTTGGGTATGAGAGAGATACGTCTTCTTCCCTCATCACCTTTTTTGCAAGTAAAGAATAA
- a CDS encoding arsenate reductase/protein-tyrosine-phosphatase family protein, with protein sequence MNILFVCTDNFTRSVIAELCMKNYLKRTSNNSVKVASSGIRANSDISKYSNVHFKIMDEMGIETSDFNRTQFDETCFEKFDVVIGMSELHKDHIKQQYNRDICLFNEVLNGQQTPVDIGSPNSVNFLEQMNQLVMYVNNAVPYLLRNLEKPLCLLYTKP encoded by the coding sequence ATGAATATTCTATTTGTCTGTACCGATAATTTTACTCGAAGTGTGATTGCAGAATTATGTATGAAGAATTATCTAAAAAGAACCAGTAATAATTCAGTTAAAGTTGCATCAAGTGGCATAAGAGCTAATAGTGATATTAGTAAATACTCAAATGTTCATTTTAAAATAATGGATGAAATGGGAATAGAGACTTCTGACTTCAATAGAACACAATTTGATGAAACTTGTTTCGAGAAATTCGATGTAGTTATTGGGATGAGTGAATTACATAAAGACCATATTAAACAACAATATAACCGTGATATATGTTTATTTAACGAAGTATTAAATGGTCAACAAACACCAGTAGATATTGGTTCTCCCAATAGCGTTAATTTCTTAGAGCAAATGAATCAATTGGTGATGTATGTTAATAATGCTGTACCTTATTTATTAAGAAATTTAGAGAAACCGCTTTGTTTACTATACACCAAACCCTAA
- a CDS encoding Arm DNA-binding domain-containing protein has protein sequence MIDLGNDPSTGKRKQITRLGFDAKKS, from the coding sequence ATGATTGATCTCGGGAATGATCCATCAACAGGCAAACGGAAACAGATTACAAGGCTCGGGTTTGACGCAAAAAAAAGCTGA
- a CDS encoding outer spore coat protein CotE: MEDFREIITKAVVAKGRKFTQSNHAIQPQHQPSSILGCWIINHKYEARKVGKTVEICGSFDINVWYSHHDNSKTSVATEKVDYKDVIKLKYRDPDCLDDKQVAAKVNQQPNCVEAIISKKGNKILVSTEREFLVEVIGETKVCVAVHHDQCSCDDDDDEDDHYGNDELDDSEFEEINPDFLGSHEKK, from the coding sequence ATGGAAGATTTTAGAGAGATAATTACGAAAGCGGTCGTTGCGAAGGGGCGTAAATTTACCCAGTCTAATCATGCTATCCAACCGCAGCACCAACCTTCGAGCATTTTAGGCTGCTGGATTATCAATCATAAGTATGAGGCGCGGAAAGTCGGCAAAACAGTCGAAATATGCGGTTCATTCGATATCAATGTTTGGTATTCCCATCATGATAACTCAAAAACATCTGTAGCCACTGAAAAAGTTGACTATAAAGATGTAATCAAGCTTAAATATCGCGATCCAGACTGTCTGGATGATAAACAAGTCGCAGCAAAAGTGAATCAACAGCCTAACTGTGTCGAAGCGATCATATCCAAAAAAGGAAATAAGATATTAGTTAGTACAGAACGAGAATTTCTTGTTGAAGTAATTGGAGAAACGAAGGTTTGTGTAGCCGTCCACCATGATCAGTGTTCTTGTGATGATGATGACGACGAAGATGATCATTATGGTAATGATGAATTAGATGATAGTGAATTTGAAGAAATTAATCCTGATTTCCTCGGTTCCCATGAAAAGAAATGA
- a CDS encoding AraC family transcriptional regulator: protein MQYKQIIDQSITYIKDHINEQLTTEKIANHVGYSTFHFCRIFSLVKGISVMEYVRKYRLSTARIKLSDNQKILDVALQYGFESASGFSKSFRQEFGYTPTSYKIRMADSDNTLVKNIRDVLDSPKFVDKGPFRVAGYGLHANIADNYSHQIAAYWDSSNESNLEEKLYEQLKPPKHGEVGLWLPYQNEGNAIYLFGVIVDDFSLATSDMIVAEIPSATYAVFTTPPINNLSTATTYDKDPLSIAVKETWRYIFSEWFDQSSYELDEDRLAYEYYDERCHASENSIMEIYIPIKKS from the coding sequence ATGCAGTACAAGCAAATTATTGATCAAAGTATCACTTATATTAAAGACCACATTAACGAGCAGCTTACCACTGAAAAAATAGCAAATCATGTTGGATACTCTACCTTTCATTTTTGTAGAATTTTTTCTCTGGTAAAAGGGATTTCGGTCATGGAGTATGTGAGAAAATATCGCCTATCGACAGCAAGAATTAAACTTTCTGATAACCAGAAAATTTTAGATGTTGCCTTGCAGTATGGCTTTGAATCGGCAAGCGGATTTTCAAAATCATTTAGGCAAGAATTTGGATATACCCCGACATCATATAAAATTAGAATGGCGGATAGTGATAATACTCTCGTAAAAAATATACGAGATGTCCTAGATTCACCGAAATTCGTTGATAAAGGGCCCTTTAGGGTAGCAGGTTATGGCTTACACGCAAATATTGCAGATAATTATAGCCATCAAATAGCTGCTTACTGGGATTCAAGTAACGAATCCAATTTAGAGGAAAAGCTTTATGAACAATTAAAACCACCCAAACATGGTGAAGTTGGGCTGTGGCTTCCTTATCAGAATGAAGGTAATGCAATCTATTTATTTGGGGTTATTGTCGATGACTTTAGTCTGGCAACCTCAGATATGATCGTTGCAGAAATACCAAGTGCAACGTACGCTGTCTTCACTACTCCACCTATCAACAATCTATCAACCGCCACAACATATGACAAAGATCCTTTATCAATAGCTGTTAAGGAAACCTGGCGGTACATTTTTTCGGAGTGGTTTGATCAAAGTTCATATGAATTGGATGAAGATCGCCTTGCTTATGAATATTATGATGAACGCTGTCATGCCTCCGAAAATTCTATTATGGAAATCTATATACCGATTAAGAAATCATAG
- a CDS encoding YolD-like family protein, protein MKINKLTPGYNLRWESSRMVLPEHKEQILSHGLDKGRTKKPTLDEDQLQDIDEKIHTAIGFHYIVKFTLWIDGFIKELIGYIHFIDVINRHVRIKDLKDEVHRIDNESIVEVDFVD, encoded by the coding sequence GTGAAAATTAATAAGCTTACTCCAGGATACAATTTGAGATGGGAATCGAGTAGAATGGTTCTTCCGGAACATAAAGAACAGATATTATCTCACGGTTTAGATAAAGGAAGGACAAAAAAGCCAACACTAGACGAAGACCAGCTGCAGGATATTGATGAAAAGATCCACACTGCTATAGGATTTCATTATATTGTTAAATTTACTTTATGGATTGATGGATTCATTAAAGAACTAATCGGTTATATACATTTTATAGATGTGATAAACAGGCATGTGCGGATCAAAGATTTAAAAGATGAAGTACACAGAATTGATAATGAATCGATCGTTGAGGTTGATTTTGTGGACTAA
- a CDS encoding tyrosine-type recombinase/integrase: protein MKLAEVKKIRFHDLRHTHATIMLEIGENSKVVSDRLGHANVSITVNKYSHFSANLQDSSAENSSKALRRSPPAQ from the coding sequence ATGAAACTAGCTGAAGTGAAGAAGATACGTTTTCATGATTTAAGGCATACGCACGCTACAATCATGTTAGAAATCGGTGAAAACTCTAAAGTAGTATCAGATAGATTAGGCCATGCAAATGTTTCAATTACGGTAAATAAATATAGTCACTTTTCTGCAAATTTACAGGATTCATCAGCCGAGAATTCTTCAAAAGCACTAAGAAGGTCACCACCGGCGCAGTGA
- the istA gene encoding IS21 family transposase, whose protein sequence is MIQYQKILQMYFNGDSQRTIAAATGHSWRTVKDVIYRAESKNIIKLKPEMDNLWLFGFLYPERQTFERGNYPVNWEYIHKELMKKNVTLQLLHREYKEKARNSKKYPYSYTSFTRGYRQYADKYNLTMPIKRKPGELVEVDWIGSTLPVTDCSTGNEEKAYLFVASLPFSQFFYAEAFMDMKINSWITGHIRAFKYFGGVPETIVSDNLKTGVTKADRYEPILNAAYQQMADHYQTVIVSARVRKPKCAQLLKIHSLVLT, encoded by the coding sequence ATGATTCAATACCAAAAGATCCTACAAATGTACTTCAACGGTGACTCTCAACGAACCATCGCAGCCGCCACCGGTCATTCATGGCGGACGGTAAAAGATGTGATTTACCGAGCAGAAAGTAAAAATATCATTAAGCTGAAGCCGGAGATGGATAATCTCTGGCTATTTGGCTTCCTATACCCCGAAAGGCAGACATTTGAGCGGGGTAATTACCCTGTTAATTGGGAGTATATCCATAAAGAGCTGATGAAAAAGAACGTCACGCTCCAACTTCTTCATCGTGAATACAAAGAGAAAGCTCGAAACTCAAAGAAATATCCTTATTCCTATACCAGCTTTACAAGGGGTTATCGTCAGTATGCGGATAAATATAATCTAACTATGCCGATAAAAAGGAAGCCCGGAGAACTGGTGGAAGTTGATTGGATCGGAAGTACATTACCGGTAACTGACTGCAGCACCGGCAACGAGGAAAAAGCCTATCTTTTTGTAGCAAGTTTACCATTCAGTCAGTTTTTCTACGCTGAAGCCTTTATGGATATGAAAATCAACAGCTGGATCACAGGTCATATTCGTGCCTTCAAATACTTCGGAGGTGTTCCGGAAACGATCGTCAGTGACAATCTCAAAACTGGTGTGACGAAAGCTGACCGCTACGAGCCAATCTTGAACGCTGCTTATCAGCAAATGGCCGATCATTATCAGACAGTTATTGTATCGGCCAGAGTTCGGAAGCCGAAATGCGCGCAGCTATTGAAAATCCACAGCTTGGTCTTGACCTAA
- a CDS encoding DNA polymerase IV, with amino-acid sequence MREKVIFLVDMQSFYASVEKVCDNTLKGKPVIVAGDPERRSGIVLAACPLAKKYGITTAETLGSAKLKCPHVEVVMPHMQRYIDVSLQISAIMEQFTDLVEPYSIDEQFMDVTGSQKLFGNYFEIAKSVQKKILEDTGVYSRVGIGNNKVLAKMACDNFAKKNKDGIFKLDENNINQLWNLPVGNMFGVGRKMERHLQGMGIYSIGGLAKFPLDRLKKKWGINGEVLWQTANGIDYSPVTVKSHNQQKAIEHHMTLPRDYTDLKDIKIVLLELCTEVARRCRTKGYMGATVSCGVRGADFDYPTGFHRQVTLPIPTNYDMDIFNAAIKLFKEFWDGEPIRSLGVTMGNLQSADSYQIDLFDNYLYREQLNVVLDTIWNKYGRTAIYRASSLTGAGQANERARKIGGHYK; translated from the coding sequence ATGCGTGAAAAAGTAATTTTCCTCGTAGATATGCAGTCATTTTACGCATCTGTAGAAAAAGTTTGTGATAATACCTTAAAAGGTAAGCCAGTAATAGTTGCCGGTGATCCTGAGCGCAGGAGTGGTATTGTACTCGCTGCCTGTCCACTTGCAAAAAAATATGGTATCACTACTGCCGAAACACTAGGTTCAGCAAAATTAAAATGTCCTCATGTTGAAGTTGTGATGCCTCATATGCAGCGATATATTGATGTGTCTTTACAGATTAGCGCGATCATGGAACAATTTACTGATTTAGTTGAGCCGTATTCCATTGACGAGCAATTTATGGATGTAACTGGTAGCCAAAAACTATTCGGTAATTACTTTGAAATAGCTAAAAGTGTCCAGAAAAAGATACTTGAAGATACGGGGGTTTATTCAAGAGTAGGTATAGGTAATAACAAAGTTCTAGCAAAGATGGCATGTGATAATTTTGCCAAGAAAAATAAAGATGGGATCTTTAAACTTGATGAAAATAACATTAATCAGCTATGGAATTTACCGGTCGGAAACATGTTCGGTGTTGGAAGAAAGATGGAAAGGCATCTACAAGGGATGGGGATTTATTCAATTGGTGGGCTAGCTAAGTTTCCTTTAGATCGCCTTAAAAAGAAATGGGGAATCAATGGTGAGGTACTTTGGCAAACAGCTAATGGCATTGATTATTCTCCTGTTACTGTAAAATCACACAACCAACAAAAGGCGATCGAGCATCATATGACGCTGCCGAGGGATTACACTGATTTAAAAGATATAAAAATTGTTCTTCTAGAACTATGCACAGAAGTTGCACGTCGATGTAGAACGAAAGGGTATATGGGTGCTACTGTTTCGTGCGGAGTTCGTGGAGCTGATTTTGATTATCCGACTGGATTTCACCGACAAGTCACGCTACCAATTCCAACTAACTATGATATGGATATTTTCAATGCAGCGATTAAATTATTTAAAGAATTTTGGGATGGCGAACCAATAAGAAGTTTAGGTGTAACAATGGGCAATTTGCAATCCGCTGATAGTTATCAGATTGATTTGTTTGATAATTATTTATATAGAGAGCAGCTTAATGTAGTATTGGATACAATTTGGAACAAATATGGTCGTACAGCCATATACAGAGCTTCGTCTCTTACTGGTGCCGGACAAGCGAATGAGAGAGCGCGGAAAATAGGGGGGCATTATAAGTGA
- a CDS encoding Holliday junction resolvase RecU, with product MQTSSAGLERLVDMVNTQYRNKGVADIHKIPTPVKIMGNKGGQVTEFVTKGEWVDYVGVHDGKTIIFDVKETNETTRFPLQNISDHQYELLKSWHEKGARAFLLISFTKKQYETYLLPFWQLKAA from the coding sequence ATGCAAACTAGTAGTGCAGGATTAGAGAGATTAGTAGACATGGTGAACACGCAATATCGAAATAAAGGTGTTGCGGACATACACAAGATACCAACACCAGTGAAGATCATGGGAAATAAAGGCGGGCAAGTTACTGAATTCGTTACGAAAGGCGAATGGGTGGATTATGTCGGTGTACATGATGGAAAAACAATTATCTTTGATGTAAAAGAAACGAACGAAACAACTAGATTTCCGTTACAAAACATTTCAGACCATCAATATGAATTGCTTAAATCATGGCACGAAAAAGGAGCTAGGGCATTCTTGCTTATCTCTTTTACAAAAAAGCAGTACGAAACTTATCTACTACCATTTTGGCAGTTGAAAGCTGCTTGA
- the mutS gene encoding DNA mismatch repair protein MutS — protein sequence MQQYTPMIQQYLRIKAEYQDAFLFFRLGDFYELFFDDALKASKELEITLTSRQGGTEERIPMCGVPHHSASGYIEQLIQKGFKVAICEQTENPDTAKGVVRREVVQLITPGTVMEGKGLSEKENNYITAITVTNDVHAIAYVDLSTGESRTTLFPNSTDALLNELSIIGTKEIIVDSTTNPALIKMMEDRCQAVISYQDSTDDNPEFAEIVSELQDNQLHATVYRLLHYLVKTQKRSLAHLQKFVSYEIDQFMKIDYYSKRNLELTEPIRGTGNKGTLLWLLDETATAMGARMLKQWIDRPLINQSAIEKRLHIVEIMIKHFFERQELRELLKGVYDLERLAGRVAFGNANARDFIQLKKSLMQIPAIRQLIFQLDQKDTKSLAENLDPCEELTDLLERAIIENPPITIKEGGIINDGFHTELDTYRDASRNGKSWMAELESEERKKTGIKSLKIGYNRVFGYYIEVTRANVHLLEEGRYERKQTLTNAERYITPELKEKEALILQADEKSIDLEYELFQEIRESVREFIPRLQQAAKIISELDVYLSFATVSETRYYSKPTFNKHREIDLVDGRHPVVEKVMGTQAYVPNNCLMDHKREMLLVTGPNMSGKSTYMRQIALTAILAQIGCFVPASKADIPIFDQVFTRIGAADDLIAGQSTFMVEMLEAKNAITNATKDSLILFDEIGRGTSTYDGMALAQAIIEYIHERIGAKTLFSTHYHELTVLEESLQKLNNIHVSAVEQKGKLVFLHKIKEGPADKSYGIHVAELAELPKELIKRASEILSELEKESAGKTKSADEVAASKEIEKEDQILNEQLALFGEPKKEIEISSNAKKVIDEMKGLNILDMNPLQAMNILYELQKKLRK from the coding sequence ATGCAGCAATATACGCCAATGATTCAACAATACTTGCGGATAAAGGCAGAATACCAAGATGCCTTTTTATTTTTTCGTTTAGGTGATTTTTATGAGTTGTTTTTTGATGATGCTTTGAAAGCTTCAAAAGAGTTGGAAATTACTTTGACGAGTAGACAAGGAGGAACGGAAGAGCGCATTCCAATGTGCGGAGTTCCTCATCACTCAGCTTCTGGATATATAGAACAACTTATTCAAAAAGGTTTTAAAGTAGCTATTTGCGAACAAACAGAAAACCCAGATACTGCAAAAGGTGTAGTAAGACGTGAAGTCGTACAATTAATTACACCAGGAACGGTCATGGAAGGCAAAGGGTTAAGTGAAAAAGAAAATAATTATATTACAGCCATAACTGTAACGAATGATGTCCATGCAATTGCCTATGTGGATCTTTCAACAGGTGAAAGTAGAACAACATTATTTCCAAATTCCACAGACGCATTGTTAAATGAACTTTCCATTATCGGCACGAAAGAAATTATTGTCGATTCGACTACGAACCCAGCTTTGATAAAAATGATGGAAGATCGCTGTCAAGCTGTTATCTCTTATCAAGATAGTACAGACGATAACCCTGAATTTGCTGAAATAGTTAGCGAGCTTCAGGATAACCAATTGCATGCAACAGTTTATCGATTGCTCCATTATTTAGTGAAAACACAAAAACGCAGTCTCGCCCATTTACAAAAGTTTGTAAGCTATGAAATCGATCAATTTATGAAAATAGATTATTATTCAAAACGCAATCTAGAATTAACAGAACCAATTCGAGGAACTGGCAACAAAGGAACATTACTTTGGTTACTAGATGAAACGGCCACTGCAATGGGAGCGAGAATGTTGAAGCAATGGATTGATAGACCATTGATCAATCAATCTGCTATCGAAAAACGTCTACATATTGTAGAAATAATGATTAAACACTTTTTCGAACGTCAAGAACTACGTGAGCTCTTAAAGGGTGTGTATGATCTGGAGAGGCTCGCAGGCCGTGTGGCTTTTGGAAATGCAAATGCAAGGGACTTTATTCAGTTGAAAAAGTCACTCATGCAAATACCGGCCATTCGCCAATTAATTTTCCAATTGGATCAAAAAGATACGAAAAGTCTTGCTGAAAACCTTGATCCATGTGAGGAATTAACCGATTTGCTTGAACGAGCAATTATTGAAAATCCGCCGATTACAATTAAAGAAGGCGGGATTATTAATGATGGTTTTCATACGGAATTAGATACGTACAGAGATGCAAGTAGAAACGGAAAAAGTTGGATGGCGGAACTAGAAAGTGAAGAAAGAAAAAAGACAGGCATTAAATCTTTGAAAATAGGTTATAATCGTGTATTTGGTTATTATATAGAAGTGACTAGAGCGAATGTTCACCTTCTCGAAGAAGGTAGATATGAGCGTAAACAAACATTAACGAATGCAGAGAGATATATTACGCCAGAATTAAAGGAAAAAGAAGCACTTATCTTGCAAGCAGATGAAAAAAGTATTGATCTGGAATATGAATTATTTCAGGAAATTCGAGAATCGGTACGGGAATTCATCCCACGTCTACAGCAAGCCGCAAAAATTATTAGCGAATTAGATGTGTATCTTAGTTTTGCTACTGTAAGTGAAACGAGATATTATTCAAAACCAACATTTAATAAACATCGTGAAATCGATTTGGTTGATGGTAGACATCCAGTAGTTGAAAAAGTTATGGGAACACAGGCGTACGTTCCGAATAACTGTTTAATGGATCATAAACGTGAAATGTTACTTGTTACAGGCCCTAATATGTCCGGTAAAAGTACGTATATGCGACAGATCGCCTTAACAGCAATATTAGCGCAAATCGGTTGCTTTGTACCTGCATCAAAGGCAGATATACCTATCTTTGACCAGGTGTTTACACGGATTGGTGCAGCAGATGATTTAATCGCTGGCCAAAGTACATTTATGGTTGAAATGCTCGAAGCAAAAAATGCGATAACGAATGCAACGAAAGATAGTTTAATATTATTTGATGAGATCGGGCGCGGAACTTCCACCTATGACGGAATGGCACTTGCACAAGCGATTATTGAGTATATCCATGAGCGAATTGGTGCTAAAACGCTTTTTTCTACACATTATCATGAGTTAACAGTATTGGAAGAAAGCTTACAGAAATTAAATAATATCCATGTTAGTGCTGTTGAACAAAAAGGTAAATTAGTTTTTCTTCATAAAATTAAAGAAGGCCCTGCAGATAAAAGCTATGGTATCCATGTAGCAGAACTAGCGGAATTACCTAAGGAACTAATTAAGCGGGCAAGCGAAATTTTAAGTGAATTAGAGAAAGAAAGTGCAGGAAAAACAAAGAGTGCTGATGAAGTTGCTGCAAGTAAAGAGATAGAGAAGGAAGATCAAATATTAAATGAACAACTTGCTTTATTTGGAGAGCCAAAGAAAGAGATTGAAATATCTAGTAATGCGAAAAAAGTGATCGATGAAATGAAAGGTTTAAATATTCTCGACATGAATCCATTACAAGCAATGAATATCTTATATGAACTGCAAAAAAAGTTAAGAAAATAA
- the mutL gene encoding DNA mismatch repair endonuclease MutL, with protein MRDIIELDDALSNKIAAGEVVERPSSVVKELVENALDAKSNIIEIDIEEAGLSKIRVIDNGNGIREDDVLSAFKRHATSKIKNENDLFRIRTLGFRGEALPSIASVSHLELITARDGEDGSKLVLEGGKIITQEKAQGRKGTDITISNLFFNTPARLKYLRSLHTEIGHISDIINRLALSHPQVSFRLRHNDRSLLHTNGNGDVLQVLSAIYGLNIAKKMIPFKAKSLDFTITGYISLPEITRASRNYLSTMVNGRFIKNYSLVKAIMEGYHTLLPIGRYPIALLSIEMDPLLVDVNVHPAKLEVRLSKDKELNELIAAEIKNVFKQRELIPRGAAPVRKTVTPSEQTKLRLENNQATNQEDAHQYKAKKYSTNRYEKEQLLPVEEMKKLYEPHEESHSLSAFIANEPDQPEEPEPLPMQVEEQSSDNDINQKSRIPQLYPIGQMHGTYIFAQNEQGLYMIDQHAAQERIKYEYYKEKVGQVQNELQELLVPLTLDFSPDEFVKLEEYKDDLEKVGIFLEDFGMNSYMIRSHPQWFPNGQEQETIEEMIEQLLGMKKIDIKKLREEAAIMMSCKASIKANRFLRNDEIQSLLNELRRTADPFTCPHGRPIMIHYSISEMEKMFKRIM; from the coding sequence ATGCGGGATATCATTGAACTAGACGATGCACTCTCTAATAAAATTGCTGCAGGTGAAGTGGTAGAACGCCCCTCCTCTGTCGTAAAAGAATTAGTAGAAAATGCACTGGATGCAAAAAGCAATATTATCGAAATCGATATTGAAGAAGCGGGATTGAGTAAAATCCGCGTAATCGATAATGGTAATGGTATTAGGGAAGATGATGTGCTTTCTGCCTTTAAACGACACGCTACAAGTAAAATAAAAAATGAAAATGATTTATTTCGAATTAGAACTTTAGGCTTCCGTGGAGAAGCGCTTCCTAGTATTGCCTCTGTCTCCCATCTGGAGCTTATCACGGCTCGAGATGGAGAAGATGGATCGAAATTAGTACTAGAGGGTGGCAAGATCATCACGCAAGAAAAAGCCCAGGGAAGAAAAGGGACAGATATTACTATTTCAAATTTATTTTTCAATACACCTGCAAGATTAAAATATTTAAGGTCCTTGCACACTGAAATTGGACATATATCAGATATTATTAATAGATTAGCACTTTCGCATCCGCAAGTATCATTCAGACTCCGCCATAATGATCGTTCGCTCCTGCATACGAATGGGAATGGTGATGTACTGCAAGTGCTTTCGGCTATTTATGGTCTAAATATAGCCAAAAAAATGATACCATTTAAAGCGAAATCACTGGACTTCACGATAACTGGTTATATATCTCTCCCAGAAATTACACGTGCTTCTAGAAATTATCTATCAACAATGGTTAATGGCCGATTTATTAAAAATTACTCGCTTGTAAAGGCGATTATGGAAGGGTATCATACACTACTCCCAATTGGTCGGTATCCAATTGCTCTTTTATCGATCGAAATGGATCCATTGCTTGTCGATGTGAACGTTCACCCTGCTAAACTAGAAGTGAGACTTAGTAAGGACAAAGAATTAAATGAGTTGATTGCAGCGGAAATAAAAAACGTTTTTAAACAAAGGGAACTTATTCCCCGAGGTGCTGCTCCCGTTCGAAAAACAGTCACACCTTCAGAACAGACTAAATTGCGACTTGAAAATAATCAAGCTACGAACCAGGAAGACGCGCACCAATATAAAGCAAAAAAATATTCAACTAATCGATATGAAAAAGAGCAGCTTTTACCTGTTGAAGAAATGAAAAAATTGTACGAGCCACATGAAGAAAGTCATTCATTATCTGCTTTCATTGCAAATGAACCAGATCAACCCGAAGAACCTGAACCTCTACCCATGCAAGTAGAGGAACAATCATCTGATAATGATATAAATCAGAAATCTCGCATTCCACAGCTGTATCCTATTGGGCAAATGCATGGTACATATATATTTGCGCAAAATGAACAAGGCTTATATATGATTGACCAGCATGCAGCACAGGAACGAATTAAATACGAATACTACAAAGAAAAGGTAGGACAAGTGCAAAATGAACTTCAAGAACTACTTGTACCACTTACTTTAGATTTCTCTCCTGATGAATTTGTAAAGTTGGAGGAATATAAAGACGACTTAGAAAAAGTTGGGATATTTTTAGAGGACTTTGGGATGAACAGCTATATGATCCGCTCTCATCCTCAATGGTTCCCAAATGGGCAAGAGCAAGAAACGATTGAAGAAATGATTGAACAACTACTAGGTATGAAAAAAATTGATATTAAAAAACTACGAGAAGAAGCGGCGATTATGATGAGCTGCAAGGCATCTATTAAAGCGAATCGCTTTTTAAGAAACGATGAAATTCAATCCTTATTGAATGAGTTAAGACGCACAGCTGACCCTTTTACATGCCCACACGGGAGACCAATCATGATACATTACTCTATTAGCGAAATGGAAAAGATGTTTAAAAGAATTATGTAA